One Luteibacter aegosomaticola genomic window carries:
- a CDS encoding GlxA family transcriptional regulator, which produces MPKPLAIVIVAPPGVQMLDVSGPADVFAEANRQTGREAYKVLTVGTAPLAVASSSGMRFLPDRSTQDEIPALDTLLVAGSPDLASAATDLHTLDWLARHAGRARRYGSICSGALLFAQTGLLDGRRATTHWKVADVLASRHPTLTVEADAFVVRDGPVCTAAGVTAGMDLAIALVEEDLGRDVAMAVAAELVVFYRRPGGQMQFSRHGEAAPAGRGALQELQRYVAAHPGEDHSVGSMASRAGMSARHFARVFHREVGMTPAEFVENMRVEAARRWLEEGHDTPKRVAARLGYADANGLRRAFMRKLGVTPADYRKRYAHART; this is translated from the coding sequence ATGCCCAAGCCGCTGGCCATCGTCATCGTCGCCCCACCAGGGGTCCAGATGCTGGACGTGTCCGGCCCCGCCGATGTGTTCGCCGAGGCCAACCGGCAAACCGGGCGCGAGGCCTACAAGGTGCTCACGGTCGGCACCGCGCCGCTGGCGGTCGCCTCCTCCTCCGGCATGCGCTTTCTCCCCGACCGCAGCACCCAGGACGAGATCCCGGCCCTCGATACCCTGCTCGTCGCAGGCTCGCCCGACCTGGCCAGCGCCGCCACCGACCTGCACACGCTGGACTGGCTGGCCCGCCACGCCGGCCGCGCACGGCGGTATGGCTCGATTTGCAGCGGCGCCCTGCTGTTCGCTCAGACGGGCCTGCTCGATGGGCGCCGGGCCACCACCCACTGGAAGGTGGCCGATGTGCTCGCTAGCCGCCATCCCACGCTCACCGTCGAGGCCGACGCGTTCGTCGTGCGCGATGGCCCTGTCTGCACCGCGGCGGGGGTCACGGCGGGGATGGACCTTGCGATCGCGCTCGTCGAGGAAGACCTGGGCCGCGACGTCGCCATGGCCGTGGCCGCGGAGCTGGTGGTGTTCTACCGCCGCCCCGGCGGGCAGATGCAGTTCAGCCGGCACGGTGAGGCGGCCCCCGCGGGACGGGGCGCGCTACAGGAACTGCAGCGCTACGTAGCGGCGCATCCGGGCGAGGACCACTCGGTGGGAAGCATGGCATCGCGTGCCGGCATGAGCGCTCGGCACTTCGCCCGCGTGTTCCATCGCGAGGTCGGCATGACGCCCGCCGAGTTCGTTGAAAACATGCGCGTCGAGGCCGCGCGGCGCTGGCTGGAAGAAGGGCATGACACGCCGAAACGCGTGGCGGCCAGGCTCGGCTATGCCGA